Proteins from a genomic interval of Xylocopa sonorina isolate GNS202 chromosome 6, iyXylSono1_principal, whole genome shotgun sequence:
- the LOC143424862 gene encoding LOW QUALITY PROTEIN: uncharacterized protein LOC143424862 (The sequence of the model RefSeq protein was modified relative to this genomic sequence to represent the inferred CDS: substituted 1 base at 1 genomic stop codon): MFASRNLISCMEVSSYVTFDSQEDGGQSNRNLLETNVDLSEINGEITRAGLQFSESSILKSSNGNEFVGSSKMRKRSDYSLDDLTKQPTVINNIRIIVNRDGTQESGVDACKNGVCNVSVSSKRDEDGNIVTDVHLNLLTKLKTIIDATDIPIVNGTRGLEDAYTNLFDVHRLDRSQPSLYLHSNIPQIQTRYQGGEPWYQGPRTFQRPQIRPVLVDDKIMPLSKPXYSEE, translated from the exons ATGTTTGCGTCGAGAAATTTGATATCGTGCATGGAAGTCTCTTCGTACGTCACGTTCGATTCCCAGGAAGATGGAGGACAATCGAATAGGAATCTTTTGGAAACTAATGTGGACTTAAGTGAAATCAATGGCGAAATAACGAGAGCAGGTTTACAATTTTCTGAATCATCGATACTTAAATCGAGTAATGGTAATGAATTTGTAGGATCTAGTAAAATGAGAAAGCGCAGTGACTATTCGCTG GACGATTTAACAAAACAGCCAACAGTTATTAATAACATACGAATAATTGTGAACAGAGATGGTACGCAAGAATCTGGCGTGGACGCGTGCAAGAATGGAGTTTGCAACGTCTCCGTGTCATCGAAACGAGACGAGGATGGTAACATCGTGACAGATGTGCATCTCAATTTGTTAACGAAATTAAAAACTATTATCGACGCTACTGATATTCCAATCGTGAATGGGACTCGTGGATTGGAAGACGCGTACACAAATTTGTTCGATGTTCACCGTCTGGACCGCTCGCAACCATCGCTATATTTGCACAGCAATATTCCACAG ATTCAAACTCGTTATCAAGGCGGTGAACCCTGGTACCAAGGTCCACGGACGTTCCAAAGACCACAAATTAGGCCTGTCCTCGTCGACGATAAAATTATGCCACTTTCGAAACCCTAATATAGCGAGGAATAA
- the Dnt gene encoding tyrosine-protein kinase Dnt: MLLKLAVLLFVLVRPGASYFNLFLSQAEVRKLMGLQAELFYVREGVINEYAIKFVVPVPAQVHKLHFTWENLAGRPLPYTMSVDISNPTALSSSLNISQAGEIPVGGLQTWALALHCAPYDAEVDLSLRINVSLSRRNTTSLDFRRKKICLKDKSNIDPEEVLVAASGTSSGGQVFYAAIGCACAFIAAIFVLVIAYYVRDKKTRRHRDPLQESRGLSSACSVEKGTGVGPAQTFLSPETPPPASAASTSTYRRLDDRPSRELHERIQEITVQRCRVRLLSIEMEGTFGRVYRGSYHEEGASTPRDVLVKTAAEHASQSQVALLLREGLALYGLSHQALLPVLGVSIEDRSAPFLLYPHTGYKNMKRFLLRCKLSSEGPPRALTTQEVVEMALQAAKGVQYLHRKRLVHRDLAARNCVVDDDLRVQITDNALARDLFPQDYHCLGDNENRPIKWLAIESLLNKTFSTASDVWAFGVLLWELTTLAQQPYVEVDAFEMASYLRDGYRLAQPINCPDELFAVMAYCWAMSADERPTFSQLIVCLQDFHTQLTRYV, translated from the exons ATGCTCCTAAAATTGGCAGTGTTGCTGTTCGTCCTCGTGCGGCCAGGTGCAAGTTACTTCAACCTTTTTCTCAGCCAGGCAGAAGTGCGGAAACTGATGG GGCTGCAGGCGGAATTATTTTACGTGAGGGAAGGCGTGATAAACGAGTACGCGATTAAATTCGTGGTCCCGGTGCCAGCCCAGGTTCACAAGCTGCACTTCACCTGGGAAAACCTCGCCGGCAGACCG TTGCCGTACACGATGTCAGTGGACATCAGCAATCCGACAGCTCTGAGCAGTTCCCTGAACATATCTCAAGCAGGCGAGATCCCCGTCGGCGGTCTGCAGACGTGGGCACTGGCGTTGCACTGTGCCCCGTACGACGCGGAAGTGGACCTGAGCCTCCGCATAAACGTCTCCTTGTCGAGACGGAACACGACCAGTTTGGACTTCAGACGAAAGAAAATCTGCTTGAAGGACAAGAGCAACATCGACCCGGAAGAGGTCCTCGTCGCGGCGTCTGGCACCTCTTCCGGTGGCCAAGTGTTTTACGCCGCCATCGGGTGCGCCTGTGCGTTCATCGCCGCCATCTTCGTTCTTGTGATCGCGTACTACGTCCGCGATAAGAAAACTAGACGGCACCGCGACCCACTTCA AGAATCACGGGGACTCAGTTCAGCGTGCAGCGTGGAGAAGGGCACAGGAGTCGGGCCAGCGCAGACCTTTTTGTCGCCAGAGACACCTCCACCTGCTTCTGCCGCGTCTACTTCTACTTATAGAAGATTGGACGATCGACCAAGTCGAGAATTACACGAGAGAATCCAAGAGATTACGGTCCAGAG ATGCAGGGTACGCCTCCTCAGCATCGAGATGGAGGGCACATTCGGTCGCGTGTACAGAGGCAGTTATCACGAGGAGGGCGCGTCCACCCCGAGGGATGTCCTAGTGAAAACTGCCGCGGAGCATGCATCGCAATCGCAG GTCGCTCTTCTGCTGCGCGAGGGTTTAGCGCTGTACGGTTTAAGTCATCAAGCGTTGCTCCCCGTTTTGGGTGTCTCCATCGAGGACAGAAGCGCGCCTTTCCTCTTGTACCCGCACACCGGCTACAAGAACATGAAAAGGTTCTTGCTGAGGTGCAAGCTGAGCAGCGAGGGGCCACCGAGAGCACTCACCACCCAAGAAGTCGTGGAAATGGCCCTTCAAGCTGCCAAAGGGGTCCAGTATCTTCACAGAAAGAGACTGGTGCACAGAGATTTAGCCGCCAGAAATTGCGT CGTTGACGATGATCTGAGGGTTCAAATCACGGACAACGCGCTGGCCAGGGATCTGTTCCCGCAAGACTACCATTGCCTCGGTGACAACGAGAATCGTCCGATCAAATGGCTCGCTATCGAAAGCCTCCTGAACAAAACGTTCAGCACTGCCTCTGACGTG TGGGCATTCGGCGTTTTATTATGGGAGCTAACGACGTTAGCGCAGCAGCCATACGTGGAGGTCGACGCGTTCGAAATGGCTTCCTACCTCAGAGACGGATACAGATTGGCGCAGCCAATAAATTGCCCCGACGAGCTGTTCGCAGTCATGGCCTACTGTTGGGCAATGTCCGCGGATGAAAGGCCAACGTTTAGCCAGCTGATCGTCTGCCTCCAAGACTTCCACACCCAATTGACCAGATACGTTTAA